A single region of the Saprospiraceae bacterium genome encodes:
- a CDS encoding vWA domain-containing protein translates to MKNYSHKPFALTFFVLFFSLLSSLNAYTNETLSCNNPVFPGCEAPDNEPFKIVIVIDESGSITDFQKQKIREAIKGFANTLVSKAKAPKQFMFSLVTFNSQARTLLPFSDVKASNFNSQINNIVNNFNFRGGNTIFTSALGQLQTMGNIDLVYFISDGQTSESPNNVSTLACSLKNKGTFIFGVVLGGQNNSVTTVMQALTGKRELKNNSTQIENADWMKEDYNGFKNCMESLAAAVVDDTPPSITCPPNKKVNLDTSPAATGKAQAMDNCGNNLTINHEDVIAEGDCDWQCKIERTWTAMDKRGNQSNCKQIIEKGSASNIEKALKDGPIVIGYTSTTLTLDERNAKCILQWLPANGDRPSGLKRGKQLITNCRPGTNPLDAAGKLTNPLLAEAIKLSLYLRLHPDFGQTKLANLRVRLTPILKQNLSKTPDVNDFMELGNKALGNLVMAPHLKDLLAAFTDINTGLVLGN, encoded by the coding sequence ATGAAGAACTATTCCCATAAGCCCTTTGCATTGACCTTTTTCGTTTTGTTTTTTTCCCTTCTCAGCAGCTTAAATGCCTATACCAACGAAACTTTATCCTGCAACAACCCAGTATTCCCTGGCTGTGAAGCACCTGATAATGAGCCATTTAAAATAGTCATCGTCATCGATGAATCCGGGTCTATCACTGACTTTCAAAAACAGAAAATAAGGGAAGCGATAAAAGGTTTTGCCAATACCTTAGTATCGAAAGCCAAGGCGCCTAAACAGTTTATGTTTAGTTTGGTAACATTTAATTCACAGGCGCGTACCCTCCTTCCATTTAGTGATGTGAAAGCTAGTAATTTCAATAGCCAGATTAATAATATCGTCAATAATTTCAATTTCAGAGGAGGTAATACGATTTTCACCTCTGCACTTGGCCAATTACAGACCATGGGAAATATTGACCTGGTGTATTTTATTTCGGATGGTCAAACCTCCGAATCTCCAAATAATGTGAGCACCCTCGCCTGTAGTCTAAAAAACAAGGGAACCTTTATTTTTGGGGTAGTTTTGGGCGGACAAAATAACAGCGTAACCACCGTGATGCAAGCGCTTACAGGGAAAAGAGAACTGAAAAACAATTCGACCCAGATAGAAAACGCCGATTGGATGAAAGAAGACTATAATGGTTTCAAAAATTGCATGGAATCACTGGCAGCAGCAGTGGTCGATGATACCCCACCTTCTATTACTTGCCCTCCGAATAAAAAAGTCAACCTTGATACAAGCCCTGCTGCAACCGGAAAGGCACAAGCCATGGACAATTGCGGCAACAATCTCACTATAAACCATGAAGATGTCATCGCCGAGGGCGATTGTGATTGGCAATGTAAAATTGAAAGAACATGGACGGCAATGGATAAACGTGGAAACCAAAGCAATTGCAAGCAAATCATTGAAAAGGGAAGTGCTTCCAATATAGAGAAGGCATTAAAGGATGGCCCAATTGTCATAGGTTATACCTCTACCACACTTACTTTAGATGAGCGAAATGCCAAATGCATTTTACAATGGTTACCAGCTAATGGAGATCGACCTAGCGGCCTTAAACGAGGCAAACAGCTCATCACCAATTGTCGACCTGGGACCAACCCCCTCGATGCTGCCGGAAAACTGACCAATCCTCTGCTGGCTGAAGCGATAAAACTAAGCTTATACCTCCGCCTGCACCCCGATTTTGGCCAGACCAAATTAGCAAACCTGAGGGTTAGATTAACGCCTATTCTCAAGCAGAACTTGTCCAAAA